From Xyrauchen texanus isolate HMW12.3.18 chromosome 12, RBS_HiC_50CHRs, whole genome shotgun sequence, one genomic window encodes:
- the LOC127653006 gene encoding zinc finger protein 750-like: MDTLQGRKPKKPHYIPRPPGKPFKYQCFQCPFTCNIKSHLFNHMKYNLCKNSISLVSQRMEQTGKTPRVSQRSISLNHNSKEPILEAEASKPIDTANDKIELVEMGNESNEKPESPIEEVTKVVIEPVCEIRDKTADMDIPQNKITSAFTPVPQMCESKNLSLPQHKDDPSSSSIPQFYQQMTPWVPPVSTAPLLPLIPDYSPYMVTERSLHSLYTPYTQNQANAQAYQLTPREPQRPLVPSPLVPTSTSLLHPFHYRYGHSLIPGSLPYSLYQHPELHMPLQRSRYFPLDVYSQRFYPRDYGGHQVSLSHSDPYSRLPEDRCVQEHNREKGTRHSPLAGCAASGSPDRPNAADVTQRVPITLRHISHGESHPDKQSQHVMQGPTTAPDSLQKKSYGRPQENMLQKRERYELQITGSTRSSDISEQEEDVESEEEPGPLNLSNSYHTASSYIKHNYLNRELHSDSEKSQEDVPLNLCLRAQSNNQALPNIKGSETPKKETILNAEESTIAQAEEQDLDPSDQRHSAAFALCQLASSRDIINDSLIGQKGMTDVQNSKHPPSPDKHPAKDALETPKQRTRALGQKQANSRPLRQTTKKARVKEPARSQRKRSQNC, from the exons ATGGACACTCTCCAGGGGAGAAAACCAAAGAAACCCCATTACATTCCTCGTCCTCCTGGCAAGCCTTTCAAATATCAGTGCTTCCAATGTCCCTTCACCTGCAACATTAAGTCTCATCTCTTCAACCACATGAAATACAACCTGTGCAAGAACTCAATTTCTCTGGTCTCTCAGCGCATGGAGCAGACAGGGAAAACACCCAGAGTCTCTCAGCGTAGCATTTCTTTAAATCACAACAGTAAAGAACCCATACTGGAGGCTGAAGCCAGCAAACCAATAGATACGGCCAATGACAAGATTGAACTAGTGGAGATGGGTAATGAAAGTAATGAAAAGCCTGAAAGCCCAATCGAGGAGGTCACTAAGGTTGTTATTGAGCCAGTTTGTGAGATCAGGGACAAAACTGCAGACATGGACATTCCACAGAACAAAATTACTTCTGCCTTCACGCCGGTTCCACAAATGTGTGAAAGCAAAAATCTATCGCTCCCTCAACACAAAGATGACCCATCATCTTCATCCATTCCTCAGTTCTACCAACAAATGACGCCATGGGTCCCACCGGTTTCCACAGCACCTCTTCTCCCTCTAATCCCAGACTATTCGCCATACATGGTAACTGAGAGGTCCTTGCATTCCCTCTACACACCATACACACAGAACCAAGCAAATGCCCAAGCCTACCAACTCACACCTCGAGAACCCCAGAGACCCCTGGTGCCATCGCCTCTGGTCCCAACCAGTACATCCCTTCTCCACCCTTTTCACTATAGATATGGCCATTCTCTTATACCTGGTTCACTACCCTACAGCCTCTACCAACACCCTGAACTTCACATGCCTTTACAGAGGTCCAGGTATTTTCCTCTAGATGTGTACAGCCAAAGATTTTATCCCAGAGATTATGGAGGGCACCAGGTCTCCCTATCACATTCTGACCCTTACAGCAGGCTTCCTGAGGACAGGTGTGTCCAGGAGCACAACAGAGAAAAGGGTACCCGTCACAGTCCTTTAGCAGGGTGTGCTGCCTCTGGGTCTCCAGACAGGCCAAATGCGGCAGATGTCACCCAGCGTGTCCCCATTACACTCAGGCACATATCCCATGGGGAGTCACATCCAGACAAACAATCACAACATGTCATGCAAGGACCAACCACAGCACCCGACAGTTTACAGAAGAAATCATATGGACGACCGCAAGAGAACATGTTACAAAAAAGAGAAAG GTATGAACTGCAAATCACAGGTTCCACACGAAGCAGTGACATTTCAGAGCAGGAAGAGGATGTAGAGTCAGAGGAAGAGCCAGGTCCTCTTAACCTTTCAAACAGTTACCATACTGCATCCAGCTACATAAAGCACAACTACCTTAATCGAGAGCTCCATTCTGATTCAGAAAAGAGTCAAGAGGATGTGCCACTCAACCTCTGCCTCAGGGCACAGTCCAACAACCAAGCCCTGCCAAACATTAAAGGCTCTGAAActccaaaaaaagaaacaatcctAAATGCTGAGGAATCCACAATTGCTCAAGCCGAAGAACAAGATCTAGACCCAAGTGACCAGAGGCACTCAGCGGCCTTTGCTCTGTGTCAGCTTGCCAGCTCAAGGGACATTATCAATGACTCCCTAATTGGCCAAAAAGGAATGACTGACGTCCAAAACAGCAAACACCCTCCTTCCCCAGACAAGCATCCAGCCAAGGACGCTCTAGAAACACCCAAGCAGAGAACTCGAGCGCTGGGACAAAAACAAGCAAACAGCAGGCCACTCAGGCAGACTACTAAGAAAGCAAGGGTAAAAGAACCAGCTCGTTCCCAGAGAAAAAGGTCACAAAACTGCTGA